In a genomic window of Zingiber officinale cultivar Zhangliang chromosome 9B, Zo_v1.1, whole genome shotgun sequence:
- the LOC122025182 gene encoding heavy metal-associated isoprenylated plant protein 39-like isoform X2, giving the protein MKKIVLNLDINDAKEKQKAMKVVSSLPGIDSIGIDVNEKKMTVVGSVDPVSLVMKLRKSRHTDILSVGPAKDEEEKEEEEAIEVEVKEEKQEEEAKKEVPDDDQQMAAVELVNPYKIYYNPYDAAQFYYVQSAQDNPNFCTIL; this is encoded by the exons ATGAAG AAGATTGTGCTAAATTTGGACATAAACGACGCGAAGGAGAAGCAAAAGGCCATGAAGGTCGTCTCGTCCCTCCCAG GAATCGATTCGATAGGAATCGATGTGAATGAAAAGAAAATGACAGTGGTCGGGTCGGTGGATCCCGTTAGCCTCGTGATGAAGCTGAGAAAATCTCGGCACACCGACATCCTCTCCGTCGGCCCCGCAAAggacgaggaggagaaggaggaagaggaagcaaTCGAGGTGGAAGTAAAAGAAGAAAAGCAAGAGGAGGAGGCTAAGAAAGAGGTGCCCGACGATGATCAGCAAATGGCAGCAGTGGAGCTTGTGAATCCATACAAAATCTACTACAATCCGTACGATGCCGCACAGTTTTACTATGTGCAAAGTGCTCAAGACAATCCAAATTTTTGCACCATCTTGTGA
- the LOC122025182 gene encoding heavy metal-associated isoprenylated plant protein 39-like isoform X1, whose protein sequence is MKKIVLNLDINDAKEKQKAMKVVSSLPGKSPSPSSPPSNLTYTNCTVRGSLDRAGIDSIGIDVNEKKMTVVGSVDPVSLVMKLRKSRHTDILSVGPAKDEEEKEEEEAIEVEVKEEKQEEEAKKEVPDDDQQMAAVELVNPYKIYYNPYDAAQFYYVQSAQDNPNFCTIL, encoded by the exons ATGAAG AAGATTGTGCTAAATTTGGACATAAACGACGCGAAGGAGAAGCAAAAGGCCATGAAGGTCGTCTCGTCCCTCCCAGGCAAAtctccctctccttcttctcccccttccAATTTGACTTATACTAATTGCACCGTACGTGGTTCACTCGATCGGGCAGGAATCGATTCGATAGGAATCGATGTGAATGAAAAGAAAATGACAGTGGTCGGGTCGGTGGATCCCGTTAGCCTCGTGATGAAGCTGAGAAAATCTCGGCACACCGACATCCTCTCCGTCGGCCCCGCAAAggacgaggaggagaaggaggaagaggaagcaaTCGAGGTGGAAGTAAAAGAAGAAAAGCAAGAGGAGGAGGCTAAGAAAGAGGTGCCCGACGATGATCAGCAAATGGCAGCAGTGGAGCTTGTGAATCCATACAAAATCTACTACAATCCGTACGATGCCGCACAGTTTTACTATGTGCAAAGTGCTCAAGACAATCCAAATTTTTGCACCATCTTGTGA